The Oncorhynchus kisutch isolate 150728-3 linkage group LG8, Okis_V2, whole genome shotgun sequence DNA segment AGGCTGAAAAACCAAAACCAAACCAGGCGATCCCTGTGGTATATCCATACTGTGACATCGTGGCTTACTGAGAGCATTAATGCAGAAGTACCTTATTTCGTGTTTCCAGCACCTCTTGAGGATTGGTAAAAAGAGGAACAAACTGATTTGAGTTCTCAATCTTGATGGCTCCACTACCTTGTTGCATCTCCTCTGTCTTCAGCCACTAAGGAAGGGGAGATGACAGTGTTACAGGTCGGGAGTTCTGCAGCATTACCCATCCCATAAACATTCCACAAACATCCCATAAACATACCATGAACATACCATAAACATACCATGAACATACCATAAACATACCATAAACATCCCATAAACATACCATAAACATACCGTGAACATACCATAAACATACTATAAACATACCATGAACATACCATAAACATACCATGAACATACCATAAACATACTATAAACATACCATGAACATACTATAAACATACCATAAACATACCATAAACATACTATAAACATACCATAAACATACCATGAACATACCATAAACATACCATGAACATACCATAAACATACTATAAACATACCATGAACATACCATAAACATACCATGAACATACCATAAACATACCATGAACATACCATAAACATACCATAAACATACCATGAACATACCATAAACATACTATAAACATACCATGAACATACCATAAACATACCATAAACATACTATAAACATACCATAAACATACCATGAACATACCATAAACATACCATAAACATACCATGAACATACCATAAACATACCATGAACATACCATAAACATACCATGGACATACCATGGACATACCATGAACATACCATAAACATACCATAAACATACTATAAACATACTATAAACATACTATGAACATACCATAAACATACTATAAACATACTATAAACATTGCTTCAAATGCTTTTCCTCCATCAACACATTTATGCTTTCAATTACAAAAACAAATGGACATTTCTCTTAAAGTTTCTcttatatgagagagagagaatggcatTTGGCTGGGCAATGTGTCTTTCTTGAAGGACATCGTCCTGATATTCTATTGTATATAAACAACCTTGGCTGTTTGACTctgcattcattttttaaataaaatcatAGCCATCTTTTTAAACCACTATTTTAATACAGTGTTATTATTATCACACGTGTTCTCAGACAGATGGACGGAAACATCACTAGCGTGCCTTTCCTTTCCACCACCAGAGGGCAGACTCAGCACTGCAGTAATCAACACAAGCACTCTTGTCCTCTGCAATGCAGAggacaagaggaagagagagtgggaggtacaggggaggagaaagagagggagagagagaaagggggagagctAGTCTTCTCAtagagtatgcaggccatggaagaactgggacattttaagcttccaggaattgtttacAGATCCTTGCAATATGGGCCCATGCATTATCAAGCTGATaaatgaggtgatggcagtggatgaatggcacgacaacgggcctcagcatctagtcacggtatctctgtgcattcaaattgccatcgataaaatgcaattgcattcattgtccgtagcttaggCCTGCCCATaccctaaccccaccaccaccatcgggtactctgttcacaacattgacatcagcaaacccttcacccacacgacaccatacatgctgtctgccatctggcTGGtgcagttgaaaccaggattaatctgtgaagagtacacttctccagcctgccagtggccatcgaaggtgaggaTTTGCACACTGAAATCGGTTACGACACCGAactacagtcaggtcaagaccctagtGAGGACGATGAGCACATGCAGATgcgcttccctgagacggtttggttgtgcaaacccacagtttcatcagctgtctaggTGGTTGGTCtgagacgatcccgcaggtgaagaagctggaatcggaggtcctgggctggcgtggttacatgtggtctgcggttgcgaGGGTGGTTGGATGAACTGACATTCtgaaattctctaaaacgacattggaggcgacTTATGATGGAGAAATTAatgttaaattctctggcaaaagctctggtgggccttcctgcagtcagcacgctccctcaaaatttgagacatctgtggcattttgttgtgtgacaaaactaaacattttagagtggccttttattgtccccagcacaagttgcacctgtgtaatgatcatactgtttaatcagcttcttgatatgccacacctgtcagggggatggattatcttggcaaagaagaaatgctcactaagagggacgtaaactaatttgtgtacaaaataagctttttgtgtgtatggaaaatgtctgggatctttcattttattcatacatgttgtgtttatatttttgttcagtgtagtatccATTACCAGTTAGCATAAATGTTGGAATGAACATTGATTTGACAACAGAGATTGAGAATGGGCACAAAGGAGGTAGTGGTACTAGTCTATGTACTACCTTCTAGGCTCCTCCCCAGTCCCCCTCTGAAACTAAGTAAGAAAGAAAGCCTTGTCCGAGCTAGACCAGCTCATAGGGCAGtagcctatctcctgtttctgtattgAGAAGCAGCTTGATGTGCAAGTACACCCCTGGACAGGCCGCTAGTCCCCCACTCTACTAAGGCCCTCTTTATTGTGATGTGCTGATGTCCGGGGCTGGCCTAGTGCTCAGGTACTTACTGTGGTGTGCTGGTGTCCGGGGCTGGCTTGGTCCTGGTTTACCCTCAGGTAGGAGTTGGGGGTGTTGAGCCAGCGTGTCTTCGCCTGCTGCTGCCGCTGGGCGTAGGGGTGCTGGCGGGGTAACGGGTGCACCCCCTCCTCCTCAAACTGGAAGGAGTGGACCGTGGCGGGTACCTCCACCTCCCTCCGTGTCCGAGAGCGCTCCAGCAGCACGGGGAAGCGGTAGGCGTAGCCGGTACGGTAACCCTGGAGGGTGGGGAGCGGGAGATTTATGTGTAATGTCCCCTGTCATGTCCAGTACTGTGTGTCTGACTGATGTATTGTCAATGTCCACATCCTGAAGTTTAAAGTAGGTTAGACCTGTGTCTGGACCACTGTTATTTTCTGCATTTTCTAAGTACTGTTTATGGTGGATGTTAATTCATTAAGGTAGGGGGTGAGAATATCTATTTTAGTGCACGTCCTAAAGAACATTATACCTGCCCTATTCATAATGACTGTCCCCATTACACTACTTTGAGAATTTTTGCAGCATTGTAAATTATTCCACTACATTGAGAATGCTTGCAGCATTGTACATTTGGTTCTGTGTTGTGATCTCACCAGGTTGTCcagggtcctcatgagagcctcaAACTCATGCTCCCCGAGTCGACTCTTGGTCAGGGGGCCGAAAGTAGACCCGGCCCAGCCCACGGTGCCTGCAGCGATGGGTTTGTGGATGGAGCGGTCCAGCATGATCAGGTTCTGCTCCCCTCCAGCGCTGCACAATGCTGACGCCTGTCAGCACATCACAAGATTGCAGCAGTGTGTTATGCCTTGGGTTTGACACGCGGTACAGTTACAGTACTGCACATACGACAGTCAAAGTACAAGGGTACTAAGGCAAGGACAAGCATTCAGGCGTGAAACTGCCAAAGCTGTTCATGCGAATGCTATAACTCTGTCTCTTATACATACACATAAAGTCAACGAGCTAACAATTCtggcagtcctctctctctctctctctctctctctctctctctctctctctctctctctctctctctctctctctctctctctctctctctctctctctctctctctctctctctccccctctctctctctctctctctcccccgctctctctctctctctctctcccctcgctctttagctctctttgtttctctcttttgTGCACACACAGTCACTGAGCTATGAGTCTGGGAGTTCTCTCCCTCAATGGGGCAGTCAGAGTTGTGCCCTAAGCCTTTGGCAGGATGGAGCAGGCTGGATGGATGTCAGTATGTGAGTCTCTGTACCTGGATCTGACAGGCAGCCTGGATGTGGTAGATGGTGTAGAAAGCCTCTTCCACTGACTCCCCCAGGGCCACGATACCATGGTTTCGAAGCACGAGCACCTAGGAATAAAGATAGACTTCAGCAAGTGAAAAAAACACTTATAGTGCAAACCTCTAGTAACCTCAGAGTACATACAGTCaaggccaaaagttttgagaatgacacaaatattaattttcacaaagtctgctgcctcagtttgtatgatggcaatttgcatatactccagaatgttatgaagagtaatcagatgaattgcaattaattgtcaaccatggttatctgcaaggaaacacgtgccgtcatcattgctttgcacaaaaagggttttacaggcaaggatattgctgccagtaagattgcacctaaatcaaccatttatcggatcagcaagaacttcaaggagagcggttcaattgtcgtgaagaaggcttcagggcgcccaagaaagtccagcaagcaccaggaccgtctcctaaagttgattcagctgcgggatcggggcaccaccagtacagagcttgctcaggaatggcagcaggcaagtgtgagtgcatctgcacgcacagtgaggcgaagacttttggaggatggcctggtgtcaagaaaggCAGCAAagacttctctccaggaaaaacatcaggaacagactgatattctgcaaaaggtacagggattggactgctgaggactggggtaaagtcattttctctgatgaatcccctttccgattgtttggggcatccggaaaaaagcttgtccggagaagacaaggtgagcgctaccatcagtcctgtgccaTGCCAAcaataaagcatcctgagaccattcatatgtgtggggttgcttctcagccaattgagtgggctcactcacaattttgcctaagaacacagccacgaataaagaatggtaccaacacatcctctgagagtaacttctcccaaccatccaggaagagtttggtgacgaacaatgccttttccagcatgatggagcaccttgccataagtaAGTGGcctggggaacaaaacatcaatattttgggtccatggccaggaaactccccagaccttaatcccattgagaacttgtggtcaatcctcaagaggcgggtggacaaacaaaaacccacaaattctgacaaactccaagcattgattatgcaagaatgggctgccatcagtcaggatgtggcccagaagttaattgacagcatgccagggcggatagcagaggtcttgaaaaagaagggtcaacactgcaaatattgacactttgcatcaacttcatgtaattgtcaataaaagcctttggcaCTAAGTgtcttatgaaatgcttgtaattatacttcagtattccatagtaacatctgacaaaaatatctaaagacactgaagcagcaaactttgtggaaattaatatttgtgtcattctcaaaacttttggccacgactgtacactgtTATTTTTCCTCGACCCTGTCATCACAATTCTTATGGTTTCACAGAAAATATAGTAAATTGAGCTTGTGTTTTCCCTATTATTGGAGATATTTGTCTCAAGAAGCAAATGAGCAGTATCATAACTAAATCACAAGCATGTCACATTAACCCCTTGTTCTGCTGTAATATCCTCACCTTACAGGTGGGCCCCAGGCTCTTCTGGAGCCCCACTCTGTCCTCCTTGTCCTCCATCAGCCTGTTGTAGTCGTAGTACGCTACCTCACCCACCAGCAAAGCCTCATGGGACAGCGGCAGGAGGCCACACTTCATGGCTGACACCTGCACATACAGACAACTAAAGTCACATTCTGTAGGATTTAGCAGGGTTTTCATGACAAGTTTTGTCATCGGCGCCTAATCTTATATTGTTATCTAATAAATTGTTATATTATACCTATTATTATTGTACCTTTTAGTcgtttatccagagcgacttacaatagTGAGTGGATACATTTTTCGTACTTGTCCACCGTggaaatcgaacccacaacccttgtgttgcaagctccatgctctaccaactgagccacacctCCAAATCTCAAGTGCAGGAGTACTACTACTGTGTGAGTCCTAGGACTCCACTCCAttagaaaaaaacattttaaactaTTTACAAATGTGCAACAATGATTGTTGTGAGTGTGCCATGTttgtcactctgtctgtgtgcCCTGTCCCTCTGGCAGTGCCCCagcctccgtgtgtgtgtgtgtgtgtgtgtgtgtgtgtgtgtgtgtgtgtgtgtgtgtgtgtgtgtgtgtgtgtgtgtgtgtgtgtgtgtgtgtgtgtgtgtgtgtgtgtgtgtgtgtgtgtgtgtgtgtgactcacagcGGTAGTGGCGGGGGTGTGGAGGTGCAGCAGACAGCGTACGTCTGGCCGGGTGGAGTAAATGGCTGAGTGAAGGCTGAAGGAACCCAGGTCTACCCCCAGGGGGGTGCTGCCCCTCTCCACCACCTCCCCCAGGATGTTCACCTTCACCTGGGAGGAGACAACAACGCATCAACACCACCAGCAGCAGCACTGAGATCAGTTCTATTTGGTTTTTACACTAGTTTGGATACTTAGTTGTTCCTGACAAAACTGGCACCTGTATATATTTATGTAATGCCTATTACAGTGCATATTACCATTTTTATTATAATGCAAAGCAAACCAAAAAAGGTTGCTTGATGAAGACATTCTGTGACTGAGGTGAGCAAAAGCATTATTTAATAAGTTGACTGAATAATTAGTACTTATCTATGTCAACCAGAAACAAATCAGCTTATGTTGTATCGTACAATATCAAATATGGTTCAGGGTTAACAAGCAGCACACTTATCACAGAATATTTGTTTTCCGATGAAGTGGACATCATTAGTTTCCTTTGTGACTGTGGAGCATCGTTAGCACAgttagaacaatgagacagatatttcaccagtggtataaatgtgaagcatccggttggttTTTCCACTCTCCACCAAATAGGGttatgagaggaagcccagtggccggcaatgggagaagatggagcgagaCGGATTTTGGCAGACATTCTGCTAATTTTCTCATTGAagaaacatttgatctccatacAATTTCCTGTTTCCAAAACTATCTGTAACAGAGTGGACtgtgttttgtagactttaccctttgccaaagctTCAAAAAATGGCATTGTTTACAAGGAGTGCAAGggcaaattgagttattgcacacacacacacttcacagagtaggtgtTCCCTAATGGAAACATGCAAATAAATGCTTGAAAGCTCCGCCCACCTCCTTGcgtgttctgcccactatgattaatttgctcccattggaaacgacagacTCTGGTctgtcttgggttagttataaaaaatCTTCAACATTAGTAGTGAACTCACCAAGCTAGAGGCAGTGACCTCACCGTAGGCCAAACCATTGGGCAGAACCAGGAAGTGCTCCTGTTCCTTACTGACACGCAGCTGAcaggagacaacacacacacaactctgtcAGATATCAAACTTTACAaacagagagaaggatagagataAGGAAGGGATGGGTagaaaaacaaacacagagagaatGAGGCCAAATGTAAAAATAGaaagcacaaagagagagagaaagtagtaaCAAAAAAGCTGTGATGTTGTCCTTTCAAAATGAGTTCCATAAGTGCATAGTCAAGTATCTGCTTCAAATTTTCAATACCTGCATACAATTTTACCCTCATGGACGTTGTAATGGTAATTATGTTACTAAAACCATCTCTTTTGATAGTAGTGCTTTTTTGCATTGTCAAAATAGGGTTCTAAAAGAACAAAGCAAAATAATGAAAGAAAGACCAAAAGAGTGTGTCAGCCAGGCAGATCAACTCACGGTGAGGCAGGTGTGGCTGAGCTGGGCCCAGCCGTAGAGGTCCAGAAGGCGGTGGACACTGGCCAGTTTACAACGCATCAgcctctctcccttcaccatgCTTCCGGGCTCCGAGCCATGCAGGTCATTGATGGGCGTCACCATCATCATGCCTACACAGGGAAAGATTGAAAGTAGAGAGGAGTCAATAGCAGATCAGAGAAAATGatattgtgtgtttgtttgttaatCTTTTGGTCAGGTGATTTACTTGTCTGTGTCTTGGTGTTAGACGTGTATTTGACGTGTATTTGAACCTGTACATCCATGAATATGTTTGTTTATGCGTGTGTGTTtatttctgagtgtgtgtgtgtgtgtatgtgtgtccgcatgcatgtgtgtgtgtgtgtacctacacATTACCTGtactggagggggaggtggatAAGGCGGCAGGGGAGCCTTGAGAGGCCATGTAGTCAGCTATCTGCCTCAGAGCCCAGAGGTTGGAGCTGCTGCCTCCCTTCTTCATCTGTTCCTGGATCAGAACATCCAGCTCCTCCCGgaaagactatatatatatatatatatatatatatatatatatatatatatacagtggggcaaaaaagtatttagtcagccaccaacaagttctcccacttaaaaagatgagagaggcctgtaattttcatcataggtacacttcaactatgatagacaaaatgagaaaagcaaatccagaaaatcacattgtagggttttaatgaatttatttgcaaattgtggtggaaaataagtatttggtcacctacaaacaagcaagatttctggctctcacagacctgtaacttcttctttaagaggctcctctgtcctccactcgttacctgtattaatggcacctgtttgaacttgttatcagtataaaagacacctgtccacaacctaaaacagtcacactccaaactccactatggccaagaccaaagagctgtcaaaggacaccagaaacaaaattgtagacctgcaccaggctgggaagactgaatctgcaataggtaagcagcttggtttgaagaaatcaacggtgggagcaaaaatcccagaaccacacggggggacctagtgaatgacttgcagagagctgggaccaaagtaacaaagcctaccatcagtaacacactacgccaccagggactcaaatcctgcagtgccagacgtgtccccctgcttaagccagtacatgtccaggcccgtctgaagtttgctagagagcatttggatgatccagaagaagattgggagaatgtcatatggtcagatgaaaccaaaatataactttttggtaaaaactcaactcgtcgtgtttggaggacaaagaatgctgagttgcatccaaagaacaccatacctactgtgaaacatgggggtggaaacatcatgctttggggctgtttttctgcaaagggaccaggacgactgatccgtgtaaaggaaagaatgaatgggaccatgtattgtgagattttgagtgaaaacctccttccatcagcaagggcattgaagatgaaacgtggctgggtctttcagcatgacaatgatcccaaacacaccgcctgggccacaaaggagtggcttcgtaagaagcatttcaaggtcctggagtggcctagccagtctccagatctcaaccccatagaaaatctttggagggagtccGTGTtgcccaaaacatcactgctttagaggagatctgcatggaggaatgggccaaaataccagcaacagtgtgtgaaaaccttgtgaagacttacagaaaacgtttggtctctgtcattgccaacaaagtataacaaagtattgagataaacttttgttattgaccaaaaactcattttccaccataatttgcaaataaattccttcaaaatcctacaatgtgattttctggattttttttctcattttgtctgtcatagttgaagtgtacctatgatgaaaattacaggcctctctcatctttttaagtgggagtacttgcacaaatggtggctgactaaatactttttagccccactgtgtatatatatatatatatatatatatatacaaacacacacacacggacacacacacggacacacatacACCCAGCACACACGCAGCATGcatacgcacgtacacacacaggacAAGCTATTAACATGGTAGTTAAAATACACCCACAATTAGCCTGAGAGCTAAAACACTCAGAACGGTGCAAGCTAGTTGCTAGATTATTAGAAACTGGTGTGCTAgatagggttggagtgaaaagctacaggatggtagctctccaggaacagggttggagagccctaacatagactgaccaggtgaatccaggcgaaagctatgatcccttattgatgtcacttgttaaatccacttcagtcagtgtagatgaaggggaggagacaggttaaagaaggattgttaagcccTGAGACAACAGAgaaaatgtattgtgtgtgtgtgccattcagagggtgaatgggcaagacaaaagatttaagtgtcttCAACTGgttatggtagtaagtgccaggcgcaccggtttgtgtcgagaactgcaacactgctgatACACACAAgtccctgtgtgtatcaagaggGTCTCTTTTAAGACTCTTGAAAAGTCTACCACAcgcatacagtatgtgtatatgcacacacagagacacacagacgtgtgtgcacactcacacatagacCCAAGCCGACTGGATGCACACAcaagaacata contains these protein-coding regions:
- the LOC109896082 gene encoding beta-adducin isoform X1, which gives rise to MSTSPTPKGTPVQWSPIDGAPSDRVPEALVSPQHYAPGSSEPQHKKRVSSLLQSPSFREELDVLIQEQMKKGGSSSNLWALRQIADYMASQGSPAALSTSPSSTGMMMVTPINDLHGSEPGSMVKGERLMRCKLASVHRLLDLYGWAQLSHTCLTLRVSKEQEHFLVLPNGLAYGEVTASSLVKVNILGEVVERGSTPLGVDLGSFSLHSAIYSTRPDVRCLLHLHTPATTAVSAMKCGLLPLSHEALLVGEVAYYDYNRLMEDKEDRVGLQKSLGPTCKVLVLRNHGIVALGESVEEAFYTIYHIQAACQIQASALCSAGGEQNLIMLDRSIHKPIAAGTVGWAGSTFGPLTKSRLGEHEFEALMRTLDNLGYRTGYAYRFPVLLERSRTRREVEVPATVHSFQFEEEGVHPLPRQHPYAQRQQQAKTRWLNTPNSYLRVNQDQASPGHQHTTWLKTEEMQQGSGAIKIENSNQFVPLFTNPQEVLETRNKIRQQNRQDMKTAGPQSQVLAGVITDDSPPSPDPAELAKLEPETPNPFNQLTDKELEEYRKEVQRKAEGHTDGDEVENEKDSPTATSPTNNPHPYNPPPSDETNTASMAVQNGKGEEEKQTTEELEKGMKALSTNDTSTPPAVPPAKLPSNTPEGSPSKSPSKKKKKFKAPSFLKKNKKKEQKEKAET
- the LOC109896082 gene encoding beta-adducin isoform X2 encodes the protein MSTSPTPKGTPVQWSPIDGAPSDRVPEALVSPQHYAPGSSEPQHKKRVSSLLQSPSFREELDVLIQEQMKKGGSSSNLWALRQIADYMASQGSPAALSTSPSSTGMMMVTPINDLHGSEPGSMVKGERLMRCKLASVHRLLDLYGWAQLSHTCLTLRVSKEQEHFLVLPNGLAYGEVTASSLVKVNILGEVVERGSTPLGVDLGSFSLHSAIYSTRPDVRCLLHLHTPATTAVSAMKCGLLPLSHEALLVGEVAYYDYNRLMEDKEDRVGLQKSLGPTCKVLVLRNHGIVALGESVEEAFYTIYHIQAACQIQASALCSAGGEQNLIMLDRSIHKPIAAGTVGWAGSTFGPLTKSRLGEHEFEALMRTLDNLGYRTGYAYRFPVLLERSRTRREVEVPATVHSFQFEEEGVHPLPRQHPYAQRQQQAKTRWLNTPNSYLRVNQDQASPGHQHTTWLKTEEMQQGSGAIKIENSNQFVPLFTNPQEVLETRNKIRQQNRQDMKTAGPQSQVLAGVITDDSPPSPDPAELAKLEPETPNPFNQLTDKELEEYRKEVQRKAEGHTDDETNTASMAVQNGKGEEEKQTTEELEKGMKALSTNDTSTPPAVPPAKLPSNTPEGSPSKSPSKKKKKFKAPSFLKKNKKKEQKEKAET